TACCCTTTTTCTCAATTCCGTTCTTTCTGAGATGCTTTCAGCAGGGACTGCTACCGCCGGAACGACGGCCTCCTTTTTCGGCTCCGGCGCTGGTTCAGGAGCTTTCTCCTTCTTTGTCTCTTTCTTCACCTCTTTTGCGGGCTCATCTTTTTCAGCCTTTACTTCTTTCTTTTCTTCTTTTTTTGGTTCTTCTTCCGTTACAGCCTTCTCTTCCGATTGCTTCCCGGCCTTTACAGGAGGCGCGACAGCCGCATTATCCTCTCCTGACATGTTTGAAAATATGACGAGCAACACCAGCAGTACCGCACCGCCGACAACTGCCAGCCCTACGGGGAAAGGTTTCTGTTCATCCCCTATCTGCACAACCCTTGAGGCATCATGGCGGACCTCCACATTCAGCGATTCATATTCGGCCACGATCCTGTCCGCATCAAGGCCAA
This Nitrospinota bacterium DNA region includes the following protein-coding sequences:
- a CDS encoding helix-turn-helix domain-containing protein — translated: MSSLGEKLRREREARGVSLQEISAATRVNIKFLEALEKNDYSEYQAPVFITGFLRSYANHLGLDADRIVAEYESLNVEVRHDASRVVQIGDEQKPFPVGLAVVGGAVLLVLLVIFSNMSGEDNAAVAPPVKAGKQSEEKAVTEEEPKKEEKKEVKAEKDEPAKEVKKETKKEKAPEPAPEPKKEAVVPAVAVPAESISERTELRKRVDASKYRLAISVTEEEAWVLIVVDEEDVRDMFVRPGQKIVLNADKSFLFTTGNASSVRLELNGEPVSIKVPKNNVIKNWQIPLSD